The following DNA comes from Aulosira sp. FACHB-615.
TTTCTAGCAGAATACCGGATTTACCAAAATCAACGTCTTTTCCCAAGAATCTGTATTCTACTGGAATTAAGATATTACTATGCCATCCTAGTTTGACCAATGTATTTTTTATATATTGATTACTGCCTACTGGATCAAAAATCGGATTACCTTTAATATTTGCCTGATCAGAAGGCTTAATATGCAAAGGCATTTTAGTGAGGCTAGTACTAATTTCGTTCCATTCAGATTCATACTCTGTGTTGGGGCCGATAATCTGATCGGCATTGTTAAAATCAGAGAATTGAATAATAATGACTATTTCTCCTCTTTTTCCTCAAGCAATGTTTTGATAAATGTTTCTGGTTCGACCTGAAGGGCTTCCGCTACTTCTAAGAACTCAATTAGATCCAAACGGCGTTCACCGCGTTCATACTTCGAGACGTATGATTGTGGACGAGAAAGCTTATTTGATAGCTCAGATTGAGTTAGCATAGCTGCTTGGCGAGCTTTGATCAGCAATTGACGAAATCGATTGTATCTTTCAGTAAAGATTGATTTAGGCACATGAATTTTACTTGTTTTCTAACAGTTCACTTAATCTCTACGAGAGTTTTCTCAAGTACTGCAATCAAGGTTTTGTTAGATACTAAAACCTAATATAGGATTAACCCAAAATAGGTTATTAGTATAATTCTGTGAGTAATGTTTTAGCGAGAGCCTACTGAGATAAAAGGAAAACAGGTATGGTAAATATAATTACATTTGAGATGCTGGTTAGTGTTGTGTAGATTTTGGCGTGGAGATTTCGTTATTTAAGTAAGCAC
Coding sequences within:
- a CDS encoding helix-turn-helix domain-containing protein, encoding MPKSIFTERYNRFRQLLIKARQAAMLTQSELSNKLSRPQSYVSKYERGERRLDLIEFLEVAEALQVEPETFIKTLLEEKEEK